One part of the Kryptolebias marmoratus isolate JLee-2015 linkage group LG13, ASM164957v2, whole genome shotgun sequence genome encodes these proteins:
- the bicdl2l gene encoding bicaudal-D-related protein 2-like, translating into MDYRSFSELNEKLRPRFSPSDRLSSSLSRLESRKWNSPMRPTILLTEPKESVSIAEPESPQKPEELDEMVCDGRQGENSGDLMLFTSAYPFGDLSLKDLDSEELNNDTSSTTQSEETDSTGDLVSEGVRDSSEAEGGVGESSLQRQYADKTLPDLIKSGRPLCRRRTVGHVSETLKEVRREVELSRRRSIKLKAQVDKLQEHRDRLGWSKHRESVTEEILSVVRLLHPLVEPEPSHHEPGHDEDRLDAALSQLQTVARKLAISHTKQDSKSGINGTEDSAVLQQALKDRDEAIEKKQAMEDEVLRSKTEMMMLNNQLLEAAQKRLELSLELEAWKEDFQLLLQQQVQSQQQAEQAQKKPSRLGLLRRNNKPMQRPANFPLPVPTPPTTNTNQIFMTGTATLPRQSAPNATSPTSSKSPWNLKFKKGKNSRVPDQDAAELDSKFGNDGFQVVSLD; encoded by the exons ATGGATTACCGATCTTTTTCAGAGCTCAACGAGAAGCTGAGACCTCGCTTCTCCCCCAGCGATCGGCTCAGCTCTTCCCTGAGCAGGCTGGAAAGCAGAAAGTGGAACTCGCCCATGAGGCCGACCATCCTGCTGACAGAACCCAAGGAGAGCGTCTCTATTGCAGAACCAGAGAGCCCACAGAAGCCCGAAGAGCTGGACGAGATGGTGTGTGACGGCAGACAGGGAGAGAATTCTGGAGATCTGATGCTCTTCACCAGCGCCTACCCTTTCGGCGATTTGAGTTTGAAAGATTTGGACAGCGAGGAGCTAAACAATGATACTAGCAGCACCACGCAGTCTGAGGAGACCGACAGCACCGGGGATCTGGTCTCTGAGGGAGTAAGAGACTCCTCAGAGGCGGAGGGCGGTGTCGGAGAGAGCTCCCTCCAAAGGCAATACGCCGACAAGACCCTACCGGACCTGATCAAGAGCGGCAGGCCGCTGTGCAGACGCAGAACGGTCGGACATGTCTCAGAGACG CTTAAGGAAGTGCGCAGAGAAGTGGAGCTGTCTCGGCGACGGAGCATAAAACTCAAGGCTCAGGTGGACAAACTGCAGGAGCACCGAGACAGACTGGGCTGGAGCAAGCACCGAGAGAGC GTCACAGAGGAGATTCTGTCTGTCGTGAGGCTGCTGCACCCACTGGTGGAGCCGGAGCCCAGCCACCACGAGCCCGGGCACGACGAAGACCGCCTGGACGCTGCTCTGTCTCAGCTGCAGACTGTGGCTCGCAAGTTGGCGATCAGCCACACCAAACAG GACTCCAAATCTGGGATAAACGGCACAGAGGACAGTGCTGTCCTGCAGCAGGCGCTGAAGGACAGAGACGAGGCCATAGAGAA GAAGCAGGCGATGGAGGACGAGGTGCTGCGCAGCAAGACGGAGATGATGATGCTGAACaaccagctgctggaggctgCGCAGAAACGTCTGGAGCTGTCGCTGGAGCTCGAGGCGTGGAAG GAGGActtccagctgctcctccagcagcaggtgCAGAGTCAGCAGCAGGCAGAGCAGGCCCAGAAGAAGCCTTCCCGCTTGGGCCTCCTGAGGCGAAACAACAAACCCATGCAGCGGCCGGCCAACTTCCCGCTGCCTGTGCCCACCCCGCCTACAACCAACACCAACCAGATCTTCATGACAGGAACTGCAACGCTGCCGCGTCAGTCCGCTCCCAACGCTACTTCTCCCACCAGCAGCAAAAGCCCCTGGAACCTAAAGTTTAAGAAGGGCAAGAACAGTCGTGTCCCGGACCAGGATGCAGCCGAGCTGGATTCGAAGTTTGGCAACGACGGCTTCCAGGTGGTGTCCCTCGATTGA
- the abhd11 gene encoding protein ABHD11, which produces MSALCRLLRRGPLSGRPSCCFFPGQLDACGGVALPVRTASSSSPVNLTYDVFDGKGESTPLVFLHGLFGSKSNFHSIAKSLVQRTGRKVLTVDARNHGNSPHTPVLTYEAMANDLKHLLGQLHIEKCVLIGHSMGGKTAMTTALSQPSLVERLVVVDISPAQSTTRTNFRYYIQAMQEMKISTDIPRSTAKRMAEDQLRPLVKEHSVRQFLLTNLVEQNGHYSWRVNLESIAAHLDEIISFPNFDTVYDGPTLFLGGASSAYISSDDYPEIQRLFPNADIQYIPDASHWIHADKPLDFISSIISFLQS; this is translated from the exons ATGAGTGCTTTGTGTCGCCTGCTTCGGAGAGGACCGCTGAGCGGCCGGCCGTCGTGCTGTTTTTTCCCCGGACAGCTGGATGCGTGCGGGGGGGTGGCTCTCCCGGTTCGGACGGCCAGCTCTTCCAG tcccGTCAACTTGACGTACGACGTCTTCGATGGGAAAGGCGAGAGCACTCCCCTGGTGTTTCTACACGGCCTTTTTGGCAGTAAATCTAACTTCCACTCAATAGCGAAGTCCTTGGTGCAGCGCACAGGCCGAAAG GTGTTGACTGTAGATGCCCGCAACCATGGCAACAGCCCTCACACCCCTGTGCTGACCTACGAGGCCATGGCCAACGACTTGAAACACCTCCTCGGCCAGCTGCATATTGAGAAGTGCGTCCTCATCGGCCATAGCATGGGAGGGAAAACCGCCATGACAACCGCTCTGTCACAG CCGAGTTTAGTGGAGAGGCTGGTGGTCGTGGACATCAGCCCTGCCCAGTCCACCACTCGCACCAACTTCCGCTACTACATCCAGGCCATGCAGGAGATGAAGATCTCCACCGACATCCCTCGGTCCACTGCCAAGCGGATGGCTGAGGATCAGCTGCGCCCTCTGGTGAAG GAGCACTCGGTGCGCCAGTTCCTGCTGACCAACCTGGTGGAGCAGAACGGACACTACAGCTGGAGGGTCAACCTGGAGTCCATCGCAGCGCACCTCGATGAAATCATAAGTTTCCCCAACTTCGACACAGTCTACGATGGGCCGACGCTGTTTTTGGGTGGAGCCAGCTCTGCTTATATCAG CTCTGACGACTACCCGGAAATCCAGAGGCTGTTCCCCAACGCCGACATCCAGTACATCCCCGACGCCAGCCACTGGATCCACGCGGACAAACCCTTAGATTTCATCAGCTCCATCATCTCCTTCCTTCAGTCTTAG
- the cct6a gene encoding T-complex protein 1 subunit zeta, with product MAAVKALNPKAEVARAQAALAVNISAARGLQDVLRSNLGPKGTMKMLVSGAGDIKLTKDGNVLLHEMQIQHPTASLIAKVATAQDDITGDGTTSNVLIIGELLKQADLYVSEGLHPRIIAEGFEAAKEKALAVLEEVKVTQEMDRETLINVARTSLRTKVHTELADLLTEAVVDAVLAISKPNEPIDLYMVEIMEMKHKTDSDTQLIRGLVMDHGARHPDMKKRVEDAYVLTCNVSLEYEKTEVNSGFFYKSAGEREKLVAAERKFIEDRVQKIIALKKKVCPSDEKGFVVINQKGIDPFSLDALAKEGIVALRRAKRRNMERLTLACGGIAMNSVDDLTPECLGHAGLVYEHTLGEEKYTFIEKCENPRSVTLLVKGPNKHTLTQIKDAVRDGLRAVKNAIEDGSVVSGAGAFEVAVADALVKHKPNVKGRAQLGVQAFADALLVIPKVLAQNSGYDPQETLLKLQTEYKESGQLVGVDLSTGEPMVAGEAGVWDNYSVKKQLLHSCTVIASNILLVDEIMRAGMSSLKG from the exons ATGGCTGCCGTAAAAGCGTTAAACCCCAAAGCAGAGGTAGCCAGAGCGCAGGCTGCCTTGGCGGTCAATATCAGTGCCGCCCGAGGGCTCCAAGACGTGCTGAGGAGCAATTTGGGACCGAAGGGGACCATGAAAAT GCTGGTGTCTGGTGCAGGGGACATAAAACTGACCAAAGATGGCAACGTTTTGCTCCATGAGATG caaattCAACATCCAACAGCGTCGCTGATTGCCAAGGTTGCGACGGCACAGGATGACATCACAGGAGACGGAACAACCTCCAATGTCCTCATCATCGGCGAACTGTTGAAGCAAGCCGATCTCTACGTGTCAGAG GGTCTTCATCCCAGAATAATTGCCGAGGGCTTCGAGGCAGCAAAAGAGAAGGCTTTGGCTGTTCTTGAGGAAGTGAAGGTGACTCAGGAGATGGACAGAGAGACTCTCATCAACGTTGCTCGCACTTCCCTCAGGACCAAGGTCCACACAGAACTGGCAGACCTGCTCACTGAG GCTGTAGTAGATGCTGTGCTCGCCATCTCCAAACCCAACGAGCCCATCGACCTGTACATGGTGGAAATCATGGAGATGAAGCATAAGACTGACAGCGACACACA GCTGATCAGAGGTTTGGTGATGGATCACGGTGCTCGACACCCAGACATGAAGAAGAGGGTGGAGGATGCGTACGTGCTGACGTGCAACGTCTCACTGGAGTACGAGAAGACGGAGGTCAACTCTGGCTTCTTCTACAAGAGCGCCGGGGAGAGGGAGAAGCTTgtggctgcagagaggaagtTCATTGAGGATCGGGTGCAGAAGATCATCGCCCTGAAGAAGAAAGTCTGTCCCAGTGATGAAAAAGGTTTTGTCGTCATTAACCAGAAG GGTATTGACCCGTTCTCCCTGGATGCCCTCGCCAAGGAAGGCATTGTTGCCCTGCGCAGAGCAAAGAGGAGGAACATGGAGAG gctCACCCTCGCTTGCGGTGGCATTGCCATGAATTCAGTCGATGACCTCACACCCGAGTGCTTGGGTCACGCTGGGCTGGTTTATGAACACACACTG GGCGAGGAGAAGTACACATTTATTGAGAAGTGTGAGAACCCGCGCTCAGTTACCCTGCTGGTGAAGGGCCCTAACAAACACACCCTCACACAGATCAAGGATGCTGTAAGGGATGGTCTCCGGGCAGTCAAGAATGCGATCGAAGATG GCAGCGTCGTGTCTGGTGCCGGTGCGTTTGAGGTCGCTGTGGCTGACGCGCTGGTTAAACATAAGCCGAATGTGAAAGGCAGAGCTCAGCTGGGAGTTCAGGCGTTTGCAGATGCTCTTCTAGTCATCCCCAAG GTCTTGGCCCAGAACTCTGGTTATGACCCACAGGAGAccctgctgaagctgcagacagAGTACAAAGAGTCTGGTCAGCTAGTTGGAGTCGATCTTAGTACAG ggGAGCCAATGGTGGCAGGGGAAGCAGGTGTTTGGGATAACTACAGTGTGAAGAAACAGCTCCTTCATTCATG CACGGTGATTGCCAGCAACATCTTGTTGGTAGATGAGATCATGCGAGCCGGAATGTCTTCTctgaaaggttaa
- the LOC108238998 gene encoding protein NipSnap homolog 2 has product MAGRVLQTVGRGLRRTKTGLHANGPVAGTVRSLSGLKSLFVRKVDPRKDAHSHLLAKKEDNNLYKIQFHNVKPECLDAYNELCEAVLPSIHASPEYPCELVGTWNTWYGEQDQAVHLWRYRGGYPALTEVMNKLRQNKEFMTYRTERGKMLLSRRNQLLLEFSFWTEPVPRPGPNIYELRSYQLRPGTMIEWGNYWARAIEIRQQNHEAVGGFFSQIGDLYQVHHLWAYKDLQSREVIRNAAWQREGWDEVVYYTVPLIQHMESRIMIPMKTSPLK; this is encoded by the exons ATGGCGGGCAGAGTCCTTCAAACAGTGGGCAGAGGCCTTCGCAGGACGAAAACCGGACTTCATGCGAACGGGCCGGTCGCCGGAACCGTCAG GAGCCTCTCGGGGCTCAAATCTCTTTTTGTTAGAAAAGTTGACCCCAGAAAAGACGCTCACTCTCACCTGCTCGCCAAGAAAGAGGACAACAATCTGTACAAAATACAGT TTCACAACGTCAAACCGGAGTGCCTTGATGCCTACAATGAGCTCTG CGAGGCCGTGCTGCCCTCCATTCACGCCAGCCCCGAATACCCGTGTGAGCTCGTGGGCACCTGGAACACCTGGTACGGAGAGCAGGATCAGGCAG TTCACCTTTGGAGATATCGGGGAGGATACCCAGCTCTCACCGAAGTCATGAACAAACTCAGGCAGAATAAG GAGTTTATGACGTACCGGACAGAGAGGGGGAAGATGCTGCTGTCTCGTAGGaaccagctgctcctggagTTCAGCTTCTGGACCGAACCCGTCCCACGTCCAGGACCTAACATCTACGAGCTCCGATCATACCAGCTCAGG CCGGGAACGATGATTGAGTGGGGAAATTACTG GGCTCGGGCTATTGAGATTCGCCAGCAGAACCACGAAGCGGTGGGAGGCTTCTTCTCACAGATCGGGGATCTGTATCAAGTTCACCATTTATGGG CTTACAAAGACCTTCAGTCCAGAGAAGTCATCAGAAATGCAGCCTGGCAGCGTGAAGGTTGGGACGAGGTTGTTTATTACACAG TCCCCCTTATCCAGCACATGGAATCCAGAATAATGATCCCCATGAAGACTTCGCCCTTGAAGTAG
- the sumf2 gene encoding inactive C-alpha-formylglycine-generating enzyme 2, protein MKVKTLFRVILAVILQSVPAPGEMVSLPGGKMLMGTSEADGRDGESPTRQVEVQPFKMDKYPVTNADFREFVRAQKYKTEAETFGWSFVFQDFVSDEMKSRITQRIESAPWWLPVERAFWRQPAGPESGIRERLDHPVVQVSWNDAQAFCRWRGSRLPTEEEWEWAVRGGLQGRVYPWGNKFQPNRTNLWQGKFPDADTAEDGYHGTSPVTAFPPQNSYGLYDMMGNTWEWTSTRFPSAQPMYVLRGASWIDTADGSANHKARVTTRMGNTPDSASDNLGFRCSAGKEQKQHKRQDKAEL, encoded by the exons ATGAAAGTTAAAACTCTGTTCCGGGTAATATTAGCTGTGATTTTACAGTCAGTCCCAG CTCCGGGGGAGATGGTGAGCCTCCCCGGAGGTAAGATGTTGATGGGAACCAGCGAAGCCGACGGGAGGGACGGAGAGTCCCCCACCAGGCAGGTGGAGGTGCAGCCTTTTAAAATGGACAAGTACCCTGTCACAAACGCAGATTTCAG GGAGTTTGTGAGAGCACAGAAGTATAAAACTGAAGCCGAGACGTTTGgatggagttttgtttttcaagactTTGTTTCAGATGAGATGAAGAGCAGAATAACTCAGAGAATCGAG TCTGCTCCCTGGTGGCTGCCCGTAGAGCGAGCCTTTTGGAgacag CCTGCAGGCCCCGAGTCAGGCATCCGGGAGCGTCTGGACCATCCGGTGGTTCAGGTGAGCTGGAATGACGCTCAGGCCTTCTGCAGGTGGAGAGGCAGCAGGTTACCCACAGAGGAGGAGTGGGAGTGGGCTGTACGAGGAGGGCTGCAAG GTCGAGTGTATCCCTGGGGGAACAAGTTCCAGCCCAACAGAACCAACCTGTGGCAG ggaAAGTTTCCAGATGCAGATACTGCAGAGGACGGATACCACGGCACCTCTCCTGTCACAGCATTTCCTCCTCAGAACAGTTATG GACTGTATGACATGATGGGAAACACGTGGGAGTGGACGTCCACGCGCTTTCCATCAGCACAGCCGATGTACGTGCTGCGAGGCGCCTCCTGGATCGACACGGCAGATGGTTCAGCCAATCACAAAGCCCGGGTCACGACCAG GATGGGCAACACCCCTGACTCCGCCTCTGATAACCTGGGTTTCAGGTGTTCCGCCGgcaaggaacaaaaacaacacaagaggCAAGACAAGGCAGAGCTGTAG
- the mrps17 gene encoding 28S ribosomal protein S17, mitochondrial: protein MSLKQASVHAKWVLGRVIGTKMQKTAKVRVTRLVLDPYLLKYYNKRKTYFAHDALQQCTVGDIVLLKALLEPRSKHVKHELAEIVFKVGRVVDPLTGKRVAGTEFVEPLSDLPLEEETTLSEKLQELNISTASSGPESSSAQSPPS from the exons ATGTCACTCAAACAAGCGTCGGTCCATGCCAAATGGGTCCTGGGCAGAGTCATCGGGACCAAAATGCAGAAGACCGCCAAAGTCAGAGTCACCAGGCTGGTGCTGGATCCTTACCTGCTCAAG TACTACAACAAGAGGAAGACGTACTTTGCCCACGACGCTTTGCAACAGTGCACCGTGGGAGACATCGTCCTCCTCAAGGCTCTGCTCGAGCCCAGATCCAAACACGTGAAGCACGAACTCGCTGAAATTGTGTTCAAAGTAGGTCGAGTGGTGGACCCACTGACAGGGAAGAGGGTCGCAGGAACTGAGTTTGTGGAGCCTCTGTCTGATCTTCCTCTTGAAGAGGAGACGACGCTGTCAGAAAAACTTCAGGAGCTCAACATCTCAACTGCCTCCTCAGGGCCTGAATCCTCATCGGCGCAATCTCCCCCTtcgtga